From Leptolyngbya sp. 'hensonii':
TGCGACACTGGCTACCCTGCATCCAGATCTCTGGGAAGAAGGTCATTCATCACTGGGAATGGTCCCAGGGCTTTCATCAGATTGGCTCTAACACCCTGTATGTAAATCGCGGCCTGGGCACCTACTATCCAGGCCGTTTATTTTGTCCCCCTGAAGTCACCGTCCTGACTCTGGTCAAGCAGGAGCAACAAATCGCACAGACTGGCTGAGCGGCTTGTCCTGAGCCGGTCGAAGGGAGCCGTCCACCTAATGTCACCGCCCAGAGATCGAGGGGATCAGGGCTTAAGCCATCACCATGCCTCCATCGACATTCATCACCTGCCCGGTGATATAGGCTGCAGCAGGATCAGCCGCCAGAAAGCGGATCAGACCCGCCACTTCCTCTGGTTGGCCATAGCGTCCCAGGGGAATGAATTGGAGAATGCCCTCTGCTTTCAAATCATGGGTCATGTCCGTCGCAATAAAGCCGGGAGCAACTGCATTCACGGTGATCCCCCGGCTGGCTAGCTCCTTAGCCACCGTTTTCGTAAACCCAATCACACCCGCTTTAGCCGCACTATAATTCGCTTGGCCCGGATTCCCCATTAACCCTGCCACTGAGGTGATATTCACAATACGACCGGAACGCTGTTTTAGCATCACTTTACTGACCGCACGGGTACAGAAAAACACACCTGTCAGGTTCAGATTAATCACAGCCTGCCAATCTTCCGTCTTCATCCTCAGGAGTAGGGTATCTCGTGTGATCCCAGCATTGTTAACCAGCACATCAATCCGTCCCCATTGCTGCATCGTTGCCTCCACCAGAGCTTCGACCTGCTCCAGTTGCGAGACATCCGCCTGCAGGGCGATCGCCTCTCCCCCGGCTGCTGCAATCTCAGCTACCAGCTTTTCCGCTGCCTCACCGGAACTGGCGTAGTTCACGACCACCTTTGCGCCTTCTGTGGCCAGAGCCAGGGCCACAGCCCGACCGATCCCACGGGAGGCTCCCGTCACGATCGCCACCTGTCCCCGTAGATGCTGCAGGGCTTCTGGTAATACTTCCATCAATATCATCCTCTTTGCTTCAACGACTGAATTCTATTTGCCTGGACCTTGGGGTTCCGCCCCATATTTCTATCCAGGCATTGCAAGCAATGCTTCTGGTAAGAGCATGGGCATCCGATCCATCATAAAAAAAGACGCACCTGACTAGATCATCGGTGCGCCTGAGGGAGCTTAAACTGTGTCAACTTGGAGAGAAAACCTCACAGGTCAGAAGGATGCTGACAGGGACTCAACCCTTACAAGTCTGAAAGTGGATTTTCTTCATTAATCTTAACAATTTACATAAAGTTTTACAACAATTCAGATTCCAGGCACAGGTTGCGCATAAATGCCCAGATGGTTGGCAACCGCTCGCTGGCGTAAGGGAATTCGGGTATGAATAGGAGCGTTCAGCAGGCGTGGACCGCTGATCTCAGCCACCACCAGAGTCGTTGAGCCCCCTCCATCCAAATTCATCGCCATGTCACACCCCTTTCCCCTAGCCAGTTCAGAGAGTTCAGACAATTTCAACCCTTCGCTATAGAAAGGCTGCCGTCCATCTACCAGAAACAGGTGAAGAACATATCCGGTAATATCAACACAAGCAAAGGTTCTGGGTTCCACATAGTGATCCCGGGGAGCGATCGGGACGCCTCGCTCCAATAACATAAAGTTCCCAGACAAAGCTTGCACCGTCTCTGGGCTGCAGTATACCCGACGGATCTCGGCCCGATTGTCAGACCGAATACATAAGACGGGCTCCTTGGTTCCAGGCTCAGCGTAGGGGATGCCATTAGACATAGCCAGACCGATAACCCGAACAGGATCACCACTATGAGGGTAGTAATCGAGCGGGGTATGGGAGTAAAACGGACGGAAATAGCCCCCATTGATCGCTAATTGCAACCCATAGCGCTGCAGAAACTCAGTCGTGGTCTGGGCCAGCACTTCCCCTCCCTGGGCCGGATCTCCTGGCGTCACCAGAACTTTCAGACCTGGAACTTTTAAATCAAGGGTGACCACATGAATCACGACCGGACGAGGGGTCGTGAGAATCTCACGGGCATAGATGACCCCCTGGAAAATCTGGCGAACCAGCGGTGTTCGGGGGGGACGCTGCCAGCAGAGCCCGAGGTAAGCCAGCAGCAGCAAGGTCAATAGCCCCAGACCCCCGATCGCAAACCCCCGCAACAGAGGGCGGACCAAGGCTCCAGTTGCCCACCTCAGGAGTCTACGCTTCGTAGACCGTTTCATCCTCTTTCCGCCATGCCGGATCCACAATACAGATGAACAGGAGGGGCTCGTCTCCCAGGTTGTGAATGAATTGTTTGGCCTGAGGTGGAATGTAAACCGCATCCCCAGGTTCCAGCACCTGCACCTCCCCGTCAATATGCATCTCGCCCGTACCACTGAGGATGTAGTAAACCTCGGAAGTGGTCAGGGCGTGGGGTGTAGACGTTTGGCCCCCTGGGACGATCGCCTGGGCCAGACTGTAGCGCAGGTCGATCGGCTGTTTATCTGGATGCAACAGCTCTCGCAGCAGGGTCCCATCCCCCGCTACAAATTCAGGACAATCGTTCAGCTTGCGAACCAGCATAGTAAAGACTTGTTTCAGGTTGATAATCGAGGCAGCCGATCGCCGCTTCAGAGAGGGCAGTCGTTGGATGGACCGTGCACTTCAGACGATAATCACGGGTAAAAAACTGACAGTGAGCACAGGGAATCTGATGCAGTTTTCGGGCTTGAGCAATTCCATTTTTGGTGGCAGCCACCAGACTCCAGGTCAGCAGAAGGGAAAAGACCCAGGCCATCACCAAGCAGAAGGGAACAAGCACAGACTGAATCAGGTGCAGCAGCGTATGCAGAAGATGCAGCATCAACACCACCCAGAAGGAGAGCATAGAATTATGGTAATGCAACCGATATCCATCCTGAACGCTTGCCATCGCTTCTTAGGTCTACAGTGACCTAGACGGTTGATTGAACTTTTTTCCCAACTTTGTTGTCTGAGCCAGATTTTACTGAATCGATTGAACTTTTTCCCCGGCTTGACTGTCTGAATACTTGTGCAACGTTAAAAGGTTTAGGAAAATCTATGTTCCGCAATTCGCTTCGCTCCCTGTCAATTGCTACTGTTACCCTCACCCTGGGATTGGCCGCAACTCCTGTCCTCCAAGCAGTCGCTCTGCAGAGCCCGGCGACGATCCTGGCTCAAGTAGCACCCACCAATAACTCGGAAAAAATCAGGCTGAATCTGACGGAGAAGCAAAAAGAGCAGATTGAAACTATCCGGGAAAAGCAGCAACAGAAAATCGCCGATGTGCTAGTAGGAGAACAACGGACCCGCTTTCTGCAATCCCTCCAAGCTGGTCAAAAAATGAAACAGGCCCTGCGATCGTTGAACCTGACTGAGCAGCAGCAACGGCAAGTGCGAGAGATCACAGAAGAGACCCGCAAGGAGATCTACAACACCGTACTGACACCAGAACAGCGCCAACTCTTGCAAAAACGCCAATAGGCTCCCATCCTTCCTTTCCGCCCAGGCCCAGCAGTCAATACTTCTAATTCAAATCCGGAGGTGCCCAGTTCTGGCAAGTTGCAGGGGACCGGATCAGTTCCAGACTGCAGGATTCACGAAACAGATTTTTGCGCTCTCCATACTTCAGAATCAGCTCATGCGCCCGTGCTGCCAGTGATAGTTCCGGGTTAGACTCAGCCAGAAATTGCCGCACAATCGCGATCCAGAACAACGTCAGGGTTTCATGATATCCCCCTGTAGGGGTTGTCCCAATTCCCTGACTTTTGTTGTAACGTTGGATCCCCTGACAAATGCGCAGGACGGCCTCTGCATCGGGGAAACAGATCAGATACCAGAGGGCAACTGTCAGGTGAGCCGCATGGTCCCACTGAGAGCGGGGTAAGGTGCAGGCTTCAAACTGATGCACCAAATTCATGATCTCCACGTTCGTCATCATCGTTGACTCAATTCGGGTATCCGGCCCATTCCCTTTAAACTGGAGATGGCCACCCGTCGTATTACAATCATAAAACAATCATATTACAGTCTTGGGGCAATTTTTCCGACTGGCCAGCATTAATATTCTTGCCAATCTACTGGTGCCCCTGGCCGGGTTGATTGACACGGCGTTCTTAGGGCATCTGGCCGAGATCCGCCACCTGGCAGGGGTTGCCCTGGCCACAGTGCTGTTCAACTATCTGTACTGGACTTTTGGCTTCCTGCGTATGGGAACCACGGGCATGACGGCCCAGGCAATCGGGCGGGGCGATCGAGATGCAGCAATCCTAATCGGGCTGCGCCATGGCATCGTTGCCCTGATTCTGGGCCTGATCATTGTGCTGCTGCAGGTCCCCCTGCGGGACATTGGGTTTACCCTCTTGCAGGCCACACCAGCAGTCAAAGCCGCAGGCCAATCCTTTTACAACGCCCTGATCTGGGGGGCTCCGGCCACACTGATCAATTTCGTGCTCATCGGCTGGTTTCTGGGACGAGCCCAGAGCGATCGGGTCCTCCTGATCACGGCTGTCAGCAGTGGAGTCAATATTCTGCTGGACTATGAATTCATTGTTCATCTGGGCTGGCAAAGCACTGGTGCTGGTGCCGCAACGGCAGCCAGCCAGTACCTGACTCTCCTGGTAGGCATCGGACTGGCCGGATGGGAACTCCGTTCCGAAGCCATTCATGCCCTGACCAGCCAACTGCTGGATTTAGGAGCCCTAGGAACGATCGTGACCCTGAATCGGGATATTCTGATTCGCACCTTTGCTCTGATTACTACCTTTGCCCTGTTCACGAATTTGAGCTCTCTCCTGGGCACCGTAACCCTGGCGACTAATGCCATTCTGCTCCAGATCGTGACGCTGGCAGCCTATTTCATCGATGGGTTGGCCTTTGCCACAGAAAGCCTGGCTGGCGTCTATCAGGCTCAGAATGCCCGCCAGGAACTGACCCAACTCCTGCGCCTGGGGGTTAGAGCCAGCGTGGCTCTGGGTCTTGCCTTCGCCCTCAGCTTTAATCTACTGGCAGGCCCTCTGTTTGGCCTGCTCACCCCGGATTCATCTGTCCGGAGCCAACTTCAAACTTTTGTCCCCTGGCTCCTGCCCGTATTGGGGTTTGGGGCGATCGCTTTCCTGTTGGATGGCTACTTTCTGGGGTTAACGGCAGGTCAGGTGTTGCGACAAAGCACGGTCTTGTCTGCAGGGATAGGCTTTGCTCCGGCGGCCTTGGTGGCCTGGTTGACCCATAATAACCATGTGCTCTGGCTGGCCCTGGCTGGTTTCATGACTGTCAGAGCGATCACCCTGGCCCTCGCTGTACAACGCTCACAACCCAGAGACCCTGAAGCGCATCAGGCGGGCTGAGCCGTTTGGACCAGCAGCTCTTCCAGTTGAATCACATCCTGCCGGGGATCGGCATAGGCCACTTTGACTTGGCAACGATCTCCCGGTTCAATGGGCCGATTAAAGCGCATGGCCAGTTCCAGTCCCAGGTCCTCCAGCATAATCAGGGCCAGATTTTCATGCTCTCTCAGCCAGCGCAGCATCAAAGCCTGCCAGACCTCCCCACCATGGCGTCTGAGGAATTCCAGGCTCCAATAACGGTTCGTCTGACGTTCCACCAGAGAAGCTTCCTGGGCTGTGGTTCCAATACTGAGCAGCAGCTCTCGCATTTCCGCTTCCGAGAAGGGAAGGGAGTCTCCTCGCAAATGGGCTTTGAGCTGAAAATGGGCCAGTAAGTCGTTGTAGCGCCGAATGGGGGAAGTCACCTGAGTGTAGGTATCCAGACCGAGACTGGCATGACGGGATGGGGTGATACTGACTTCGCTGCGGGGCATACAGCGGCGGATAGCACAGGAGCGAACTGGCCCTGCCGGAAGCTGGAGTAGCTCCGTTGGTGGAGGCAGTTCAGGCTGGGACTGATTTCTAAAAGGCAAGACCAGGTTATGCTCCTGGCCATATCGAGCTGCAACTTCCCCCGCCAGGATCATCATTTCAGCCACCATCTGCCGGGAGGGAGAATCCTCCAGTAGCTGAATCGTAATTTCATCATCCCGGACCTTAATGGATGACTCCGGCATGTTGATGCTAATGGCTCCCTGAGATTGACGCCATGCCTGCCGTTGCTTGGCCCACCCGGAAATCGCATCAATTTCTGGTTCTGCTCGCACCCCCAGATCCAGGATCTCATCGACATCTTCGTAGGTGAGGCGATAAGTCGGTTTAATCAGAGAAGTATGGATAGTGTAATTCTCCACAGCCCCCGTCTCGTCCAGCGTAACCCCAAAACTCAACGCATAGCAGGTCCGCCCCTGAATCAAACTCATGGGACCCGTTGCCAGCTCCGTTGGGAACATGGGGATCATCCCCGTGGGCAAATAGATGGTTGTGCTGCGACGGCGGGCTTCTAGATCTAGCTCATCCCCAGGCAACAGCCAACGGGTGGGGTCCGCAATATGAATCCAGATTCGCTGACGATCGTCTTCCAGATATTCCAGGCTCAATCCATCATCAATTTCACAGGTACTTTCATCATCAATGGTCACGACTTTCAGGTGCGTCAGATCCAATCGCTGATTGGAGTCACTATCCGGAAGAGAAGATTCTAAACAACGCTGCACCACTGGGAGCACCTTAGTTGGAAAATGAGTCGGGATCTGACTCCGTCGCAGAAACAGGTTCTCATGAACCCCCCACAGGCCCAGATCAACTAGGAGATCAAAGGCTCCCTGAGGGGTTTCTGACCGACCCAAGGCTGCCAGAGTTTCCATTGCCGGGGCACGATGGGTTGCTTCTTCACCGAAAACAGCAAACCGTTCCAGAGCCTCTATGCGGGAACGATATCGATCAGCCCAGGGTTCGGGAGATGGAACCGTTGCAGAATCCGGAATCAGAATTTCTGAATCAGATGCCCCCGAAGTGTTGCGCTTTTTTCCTGCCAAACTTTGCTGAAGACAGGTGATAAAATCCTGCCATTCTAGCTGTCGCTGGGCCTCTACCGAGATCTGATGCTTCAATTCTGCGACCTGGGTAGCAGAGCGAGGCTCATAACGATCCCCCTTCTGCTTGAAATATAACTTATCTTCCGAAAGAAGATAATAGGCCGCATAGCAGGGAGCTGGACCTTGATCCGAAAACAGCAGTTGAGCCATCTCAGCGGGCTCCACAGCAGCATTATCTGGAGCCAGCAATTCCCAGGCAACTTCCAGGCTAGAGGGATCTAACAGGGGTTGGACCTGCTCCAGAAAGTTGGGAATTTCCGCAGACCGGTAAGCCTGCCCCGTTACTTCATAGCTGACCTGGCGGGGATGAAGGGTATGGGCATGCCCATTCACATCGATCGCAATCCAGTTTTTCTTACCTTCTGGACGCTCTATAACGGCAAGGCGACGGTCACCATGCAGCCGAAATTCAACTAGGGTTCCCTTCTCCACAACTGCACAAGATAAATTCCAGGTTGGCCCAAACGACTGAGAGTTCAAAGTTCAAAGTTCACAATTCAATGTTAAGAATCTAGAACTCGCTTTGAACTTTGAACTCTTAACTTCGAACTGAATAGATTTTAGCCTTCCTGATTAATGAAAGGCAGCAGAGCCAAAATTCTGGCTCGCTTCACTGCAATAGTCAGATCTCGCTGCTGTTTAGCAGTCAAGCCCGTGATCCGGCGGGGCAAGATTTTCCCTCGCTCGGTAATGAATTTCCGCAATAGATCAACATCTTTATAATCTATGGGTTCTTCAGGTTTAATCGGAGAAACGCGACGACGAAAGTAGGCCATAGTAATGGGTCAATAAAGTTAGGAGGTTGAGGGGAAAACAGGAGGCAGACTATTTAATTTCTTTATGCACCGTGCTCTTATTGCAATGGGGACAGAACTTTTTCAGTTCCAGCCTTGCAGTTGTGTTCCGACGGTTTTTTGTCGTCGTGTAGCGGGAAACACCGGGCGATCGCTTGTCAGAATTGGTGCGACACTCCGTACATTCCAGGGTAATGATAATTCGTACGCCCTTAGCCATAAATCACTCACAGAAATTACAACGAAACCAGATCCAGACGCGATCTACTATCGTCTCATATAACTGTTCATTTTAGCAACCAGGCTATTCAGCCTGAACCCTAAGGCTAAGCCCCGGCGGGTTGGGACAACCATCGTTTTCATCAGCCGATCATGCAGCGCATGCCGTCGAGGCTGAATCAGCACTGCCCCACTATCCACCAGCAAAGGGAGCAGGAGCAGCAGACTGGAATGAGTCTGATTGCGGATCGCATCTGTGATCCCCAGGATAGACAGCAGCAGCAGCAACCCAATCATCAACTCACGGGCTAGCAATACTTCGTACTTGGGCGTTCTTCCCCGCTCAAGCTCCAGGAGTTTAATATCCCCACACCAGCGTCCGGGGCTTTGCCCATGCAAGCCTACAACCACTAGAACCCTCAGGGTCATCCAGACCAGCAGAAAACACCAGGATTGGGAGACCGATCCGGGTTCCCCACAGAGCAGGCTGATGAACCAGGTCAAGCCCACATCCAATCCCAGAGCGATCGCTCGTCGCCACAGCTTTGCTCGCGGAAAGCGGGGCGAAACCACTCCTCTGGACAGCCGTGACGCTGCAGACTCCAGTTTTACCTTTAGTTTTGCCATTCTAAGACAATGAATAGCGGGTCCTGCTTCTGGCTGCATCCCCCAGGATAGAGGCTCATCTGCTCAGAGGGTCCGTTTGGACAGCCGTAAACAGGAGAGTCAAACTGGGTCTACTGACACCAGCATTTCGATTTAAATCCCAATTCCTTAAAAATATAAATTCGTCAATTACTATGGCCATTTTTATGTATTGACTATATCTTAGCGGCAGGGTTTGGCCAGAAATATTTGCAATCTGAATAATTCCATGCCAAAATCTGCAATTTTTCCTGCAAACTCAAGCGAACTGAGCTATTGTATGGCATCTGAACTTTGCCCGATGGGATGTAACCGTGTTGCTTAAGTCTTTATGGCCCAACTGAATCTACTGCCAATGGCCAAGCAGGGCGATCCAGAAGCGATCGCGGACCTGATTAACCGTGTCCTCCAGCCCAAGGGAATCTCCGCCCGAGCTGAGTTGCGCGGACAAGCGCTGCACATTGTGCTGGAGGCAGCCCAGGTTCCTGATCAGGAATCGCTTTCCAACTTTATTCAGCTTGGGATGCTAAAACTGGAACCTGGGCCAGTAGAAGTTCTCTTTATCTATGGTCGCCAGACTAGCAATCACACCCCCCAGTGGTGTCGCCGGATGCCATTAAGAAAAGAGCCTCACTCCCCCCACCTCTGTAATTCTGCGATGAAGATGAGTTCTATCGAGCCAGGAGAGTCCATGGTCAGATCTACCCCATCCTCCATAGAGAGTGCAGATGAGGTTTCAGAAAGGCCACTCAACAGCGATCGTGGCCAACCCATTTACAAGCGGGTGAGAAAGAAGAAACGAGTTCGGCAGGTTGTCAAAGAAGCCAATCGCCGCATGCTGATCCGGCATTTACTGACAGGTCTGGCCCTAACTGTTCTCGGTTTCGGAGCAGCAGCCTCTGCCATATCTCTCATAGACTGGGTTCTGGTTCATTCCAATGCCCCCAGCAGTCAGCCTATCGGCAAATAATGGACCCAATGTTGACCGTTGCCCAGGCTGAAGCACTCATTCTGCAACGGGTACCCAGACCCAATGCCGATCAGGATCGGGAGTTCGTGGATCTGATGGCCGCCTGCGATCGCATTTTGGCCCAGCCCCTGACCACGACAGTGGATTTCCCCCATTGGGATAACTCTGCGATGGACGGCTATGCGGTCCGGTTTGCCGATGTTCAGGTCTGTCACCCCGATCGACCGGTGGCTCTGCAAGTCATTGCCGAAATTCCAGCCGGAGCAGCCCCCCAATGCACCGTTAACCCAGGTCAGGCCGCCCGCATTCTGACGGGCTCTATGATGCCTACCGGAGCAGATACAGTGGTGATGCAAGAAAATACCCGGCGGGACGGGGAACTCGTCTTCATCCTGACCCCTCCATCCGGCTCAGGAGCCTTCGTTCGACGGCAGGGAGCATTTTATCAAGCGGGTACCCCCCTATTGCCTGCAGGCATTCGGTTACAGGCTCCAGAGCTGGCGGTGTTGGCAGCCGCCCAATTAACCCCCGTGCCCGTTTACCGTCGCCCCAACGTTGCCATCCTATCCACCGGCAGCGAGTTGATTCCCCCCGATCGACCGCTCCAGCCCGGTCAAATTGTGGATTCAAATCAGTACGCCCTGACCGCCCTGGTGGCTCAGGCAGGGGCCAATCCGCTACCGCTAGGTATCATCCCGGATGATCCAACCATTCTGGAGCAGACAATCCACCAGGCCGTCGCGACTGCCGACCTAGTGATTTCATCCGGCGGGGTTTCCGTGGGTGATTATGACTATGTGGAGGCCATCCTGGCCAAACTGGGGGCAGAGATCGCTGTAAGATCGGTGGCCATGCGCCCGGGCAAACCCCTGACCGTGGCAACCCTGAAGTCCCCAACTCGATCGACCCCGGTTCTCTATTTCGGCCTGCCCGGCAATCCAGTTTCAGCCCTGGTCACCTTCTGGCGATTTGTCCAACCAGCTCTGCTCAAACGCGCTGGTCTGGCCCGATCGTGGGGTCCCGTCTTTACCCAGGCTCTGACTACCCAGGAACTGCGGGGAGACAGCAAGCGAGAAACTTACCTCTGGGGCCAGATCCATGCAACTGAGCAGGGATATCGGTTCCACCCCGTTGAGGGAGGGCACAACTCTGGCAATCTGATTAACCTGGCCCAGACCAATGCCCTGGCAGTTTTGGCCACTGGTCAGCAAGTTCACCCAGCCAACAGCCCGGTTCAGGTCATGGTCGTGGGTCAGCCCCTTACAGGCGGAAATTATCTGTAAGCCGCAGCTCGATCTTGTCGCCGGGATTAATCACGACTGCTTGAGGCGCTGTCACATTCCCCACCACAACCCCTGCAACAGCACCACCGAGAATTTGCTCCAGGGTAATCCCCCGTTGACCGAGAACCTGGCCGAGAACAATCCCACCAGCAGCCCCGATCGCCGCATCTCCTGCGATCGCCCCCGCATCGGTCTGGGTCGGATCTTTGGTGTCATGAATCGTCCCAGAAGCAGCAGGAAAATTATAAGCAGTGTTATTCACCAGAATGCGCTGGGCCACAAACTGGCCGCCGCCTTCCACAGGCACAATCTCACCCTCAATCACACCGCCGGCTGGAAGCACCGTTCGCCCGGAGCGATTTACCACAGGCTCAGCCAGGGTCAGAACCAGTTTGCGGGTTTCCCCGGCTTGAATCACCTGACGGTCTTTGCCATCGTAGCGCGCCATCACAATGTCTCCAGTCTGCAGGGTGCTCTGGTCGATCGTCAGACGACATCCTTGAGGACCACAGCCACCAGAATTGCTGGGGGGCCGCTTGAAAAGTTGGGCTACTTGGGATGAATCGGCGTCCTGGGGAGAGGCCGCAGGATCACGGAGGACCGCCAGCGCCATCGGGCTACCCGTTGCCAGGAGACTCACCCCCAGGGCAGCAGCGCCGAGCCATTGTTTCATCGAAGCAGCAGATACCCGGATTGTGAGCTGGACCATAGCAGTCTCCCGCAGGAATGTAGCAACGTTTTATGGGATTAAGGACGATCCGGGAGAGGACAGGTTCCTGACCCACAACCCATGCCCCTGGTCAGGAAGATTACAGTTCATTGCAAGACTCTGAAGCAACTTTACCTGCATGGTAATTTCATTAACGAATAGTAACGATGCGGTTTTTGAGAAGGAGAACACCTTGAATTTGCACTCAGGCCAGGCCCCGGCTCACACAACTCGCGAAGACTTCAGCGAGTATGTAGCCCATTTACAGCTTCACATGGCATTACAGGCACGCAATCTGGTCCCTACCCTCACCGATGCGGAAGGCAGCCGAGAGCAATTACTTCATCAAACTCAGGCAACAATTGAGAAGCTGGTTTCCCGCCAATCTTCTTGAACTCCGGACTGGTTGTTCTGAGGCCAAGGGCTGAACCCCTTTGCTATTGGTCGGGACAAATTTTAAGAAAAATAATTTTAAACTGCCAGAGCGACATGACTCTGGCTCTTTTTTTGCAAAATTCAGGGATCCCTGACTCTAGAGAGCAGGCCAGGAATCCGATCT
This genomic window contains:
- the fabG gene encoding 3-oxoacyl-[acyl-carrier-protein] reductase, which produces MEVLPEALQHLRGQVAIVTGASRGIGRAVALALATEGAKVVVNYASSGEAAEKLVAEIAAAGGEAIALQADVSQLEQVEALVEATMQQWGRIDVLVNNAGITRDTLLLRMKTEDWQAVINLNLTGVFFCTRAVSKVMLKQRSGRIVNITSVAGLMGNPGQANYSAAKAGVIGFTKTVAKELASRGITVNAVAPGFIATDMTHDLKAEGILQFIPLGRYGQPEEVAGLIRFLAADPAAAYITGQVMNVDGGMVMA
- a CDS encoding phosphodiester glycosidase family protein; the encoded protein is MVRPLLRGFAIGGLGLLTLLLLAYLGLCWQRPPRTPLVRQIFQGVIYAREILTTPRPVVIHVVTLDLKVPGLKVLVTPGDPAQGGEVLAQTTTEFLQRYGLQLAINGGYFRPFYSHTPLDYYPHSGDPVRVIGLAMSNGIPYAEPGTKEPVLCIRSDNRAEIRRVYCSPETVQALSGNFMLLERGVPIAPRDHYVEPRTFACVDITGYVLHLFLVDGRQPFYSEGLKLSELSELARGKGCDMAMNLDGGGSTTLVVAEISGPRLLNAPIHTRIPLRQRAVANHLGIYAQPVPGI
- a CDS encoding cupin domain-containing protein encodes the protein MLVRKLNDCPEFVAGDGTLLRELLHPDKQPIDLRYSLAQAIVPGGQTSTPHALTTSEVYYILSGTGEMHIDGEVQVLEPGDAVYIPPQAKQFIHNLGDEPLLFICIVDPAWRKEDETVYEA
- a CDS encoding MATE family efflux transporter is translated as MGQFFRLASINILANLLVPLAGLIDTAFLGHLAEIRHLAGVALATVLFNYLYWTFGFLRMGTTGMTAQAIGRGDRDAAILIGLRHGIVALILGLIIVLLQVPLRDIGFTLLQATPAVKAAGQSFYNALIWGAPATLINFVLIGWFLGRAQSDRVLLITAVSSGVNILLDYEFIVHLGWQSTGAGAATAASQYLTLLVGIGLAGWELRSEAIHALTSQLLDLGALGTIVTLNRDILIRTFALITTFALFTNLSSLLGTVTLATNAILLQIVTLAAYFIDGLAFATESLAGVYQAQNARQELTQLLRLGVRASVALGLAFALSFNLLAGPLFGLLTPDSSVRSQLQTFVPWLLPVLGFGAIAFLLDGYFLGLTAGQVLRQSTVLSAGIGFAPAALVAWLTHNNHVLWLALAGFMTVRAITLALAVQRSQPRDPEAHQAG
- a CDS encoding ribonuclease R family protein, which translates into the protein MNSQSFGPTWNLSCAVVEKGTLVEFRLHGDRRLAVIERPEGKKNWIAIDVNGHAHTLHPRQVSYEVTGQAYRSAEIPNFLEQVQPLLDPSSLEVAWELLAPDNAAVEPAEMAQLLFSDQGPAPCYAAYYLLSEDKLYFKQKGDRYEPRSATQVAELKHQISVEAQRQLEWQDFITCLQQSLAGKKRNTSGASDSEILIPDSATVPSPEPWADRYRSRIEALERFAVFGEEATHRAPAMETLAALGRSETPQGAFDLLVDLGLWGVHENLFLRRSQIPTHFPTKVLPVVQRCLESSLPDSDSNQRLDLTHLKVVTIDDESTCEIDDGLSLEYLEDDRQRIWIHIADPTRWLLPGDELDLEARRRSTTIYLPTGMIPMFPTELATGPMSLIQGRTCYALSFGVTLDETGAVENYTIHTSLIKPTYRLTYEDVDEILDLGVRAEPEIDAISGWAKQRQAWRQSQGAISINMPESSIKVRDDEITIQLLEDSPSRQMVAEMMILAGEVAARYGQEHNLVLPFRNQSQPELPPPTELLQLPAGPVRSCAIRRCMPRSEVSITPSRHASLGLDTYTQVTSPIRRYNDLLAHFQLKAHLRGDSLPFSEAEMRELLLSIGTTAQEASLVERQTNRYWSLEFLRRHGGEVWQALMLRWLREHENLALIMLEDLGLELAMRFNRPIEPGDRCQVKVAYADPRQDVIQLEELLVQTAQPA
- the rpsR gene encoding 30S ribosomal protein S18, which translates into the protein MAYFRRRVSPIKPEEPIDYKDVDLLRKFITERGKILPRRITGLTAKQQRDLTIAVKRARILALLPFINQEG
- the rpmG gene encoding 50S ribosomal protein L33; the encoded protein is MAKGVRIIITLECTECRTNSDKRSPGVSRYTTTKNRRNTTARLELKKFCPHCNKSTVHKEIK
- a CDS encoding RDD family protein; its protein translation is MAKLKVKLESAASRLSRGVVSPRFPRAKLWRRAIALGLDVGLTWFISLLCGEPGSVSQSWCFLLVWMTLRVLVVVGLHGQSPGRWCGDIKLLELERGRTPKYEVLLARELMIGLLLLLSILGITDAIRNQTHSSLLLLLPLLVDSGAVLIQPRRHALHDRLMKTMVVPTRRGLALGFRLNSLVAKMNSYMRR
- the glp gene encoding gephyrin-like molybdotransferase Glp yields the protein MDPMLTVAQAEALILQRVPRPNADQDREFVDLMAACDRILAQPLTTTVDFPHWDNSAMDGYAVRFADVQVCHPDRPVALQVIAEIPAGAAPQCTVNPGQAARILTGSMMPTGADTVVMQENTRRDGELVFILTPPSGSGAFVRRQGAFYQAGTPLLPAGIRLQAPELAVLAAAQLTPVPVYRRPNVAILSTGSELIPPDRPLQPGQIVDSNQYALTALVAQAGANPLPLGIIPDDPTILEQTIHQAVATADLVISSGGVSVGDYDYVEAILAKLGAEIAVRSVAMRPGKPLTVATLKSPTRSTPVLYFGLPGNPVSALVTFWRFVQPALLKRAGLARSWGPVFTQALTTQELRGDSKRETYLWGQIHATEQGYRFHPVEGGHNSGNLINLAQTNALAVLATGQQVHPANSPVQVMVVGQPLTGGNYL